From a single Oceanobacillus kimchii X50 genomic region:
- a CDS encoding YppF family protein translates to MLNKLLDTFETEHKYAPLTLDHLLDFYQKKYIQGKIDIRRYYEIYQCLHQQGAVSSHEYLYS, encoded by the coding sequence ATGCTTAATAAATTATTAGATACTTTCGAAACAGAACATAAATATGCACCACTCACGTTAGATCATTTATTGGATTTTTATCAAAAGAAATACATTCAAGGTAAAATTGATATTAGACGTTACTATGAAATATATCAGTGCTTACATCAACAAGGTGCTGTATCATCTCACGAATATCTGTATTCATAA
- a CDS encoding DegV family protein, with product MAITILADSACDLSKNYYNENNIEMIPLTVHLDNEEYEDGLTINPETVYEAMRNGKSPKTSQASAQDFKKIFTKHAEENKTLVYIAFSSELSGTYQAAKMMELEVKETYPDADIYVIDSKCASIGHGLVVLEAAKLANNGASVNEIIEKANHHAKHMEHIFTVDDLEYLHRGGRVSKTAAFVGGLLKIKPLLHVEDGKLIPLEKIRGSKKVLQRMIDVMESRGQDFENQTIGISHGDDLSRAEQLSEMIQEKFNVTKENIVIEMVGSAIGSHSGPGTLALFFLNTKNK from the coding sequence ATGGCGATAACAATACTGGCTGATAGTGCTTGTGACTTGTCAAAGAATTATTATAACGAAAACAACATTGAAATGATACCATTAACTGTTCATCTAGACAACGAAGAGTATGAAGATGGCCTTACCATCAATCCAGAAACGGTTTATGAAGCGATGCGAAATGGCAAATCACCAAAAACATCACAAGCTTCTGCACAAGATTTTAAAAAAATATTTACAAAACATGCTGAAGAGAATAAAACGTTAGTTTATATTGCGTTTTCCTCAGAACTTTCAGGAACATATCAAGCTGCCAAAATGATGGAACTAGAAGTTAAAGAGACCTATCCAGATGCGGATATCTATGTAATCGATTCAAAATGTGCATCAATCGGTCATGGATTAGTGGTCCTAGAGGCTGCAAAGTTAGCTAACAACGGTGCTTCTGTAAATGAGATCATTGAAAAAGCTAATCATCATGCCAAGCATATGGAACACATATTTACCGTTGACGATTTGGAATACTTACACCGCGGTGGCCGTGTAAGTAAAACCGCAGCATTTGTTGGAGGTTTATTAAAAATAAAGCCACTTCTTCATGTTGAAGATGGAAAACTTATACCTTTAGAAAAAATTCGCGGCTCGAAAAAAGTTCTTCAACGCATGATTGACGTAATGGAATCCCGCGGTCAAGATTTTGAAAATCAAACAATTGGAATTAGCCACGGTGATGATCTTTCTCGTGCTGAACAATTATCAGAGATGATACAAGAAAAATTTAACGTAACAAAAGAAAATATTGTAATTGAAATGGTAGGATCTGCAATTGGTTCTCATTCAGGTCCAGGTACACTGGCATTATTTTTCTTAAATACAAAAAATAAATAG
- a CDS encoding YisL family protein, whose amino-acid sequence MTHMHITSWALGLILFIIALVMYKKGNQKPAKIIHMILRLMFILIIITGGILTWDYIQGPFGMPILGEVIVKALAGLWIVAMMEMILTGKAKGKPTTAKWVQFWIALVLVIVLGFFRLPMGFLFI is encoded by the coding sequence ATGACACATATGCATATTACATCATGGGCATTAGGGCTAATTTTGTTTATTATTGCACTTGTTATGTACAAAAAGGGAAACCAAAAACCAGCAAAAATTATTCATATGATTTTACGACTTATGTTTATTCTCATCATTATAACAGGTGGAATATTAACATGGGATTACATTCAAGGTCCTTTTGGTATGCCTATCCTTGGTGAAGTTATTGTTAAAGCACTGGCGGGATTATGGATAGTAGCGATGATGGAAATGATTCTTACTGGAAAAGCAAAAGGAAAACCAACTACAGCGAAGTGGGTACAATTTTGGATAGCATTAGTTCTAGTAATTGTATTAGGTTTCTTCCGCTTACCAATGGGCTTTCTATTTATTTAA
- a CDS encoding alpha-amylase family glycosyl hydrolase, producing MLKENKLLILVTVIFVLLPLTNVNAEEPNSIHNEVIYDILVDRFNNGNPEETIEIDVDDPNAYHGGDIQGIIDQLDRLKETGITTISLSPLMNNQQNGYHGYWIVDYFEIDEQLGTMEDLNQLIEEAHHRDMKVVMDMVINYAAESHEVTEDSSKAKWWGEPSYTAATWSNNAIQWNLNQPEVAETMIGVADYWMEETDIDGFTLHAVDQAPIDFLQEYTQHIKEKDEDFYLIGDILDSEAANIQELEETSLDIVANPMLHESLKQVFSNVDNPVSEVYNQWENLETDSPLITIDGFTEERFTNAYSKNQRNSLTAWTLALTYMYTTPGTPQIVQGTELPMYGGDEEESQRLVPFNSGDPELKEFHTRIASLRNEFPALRQGDIELVDTVDSMVVFKRSYQDQTMYVAINNGSESAYVDVTDIDGDKQLRGYLQDNLVRENQEGNHRIGIPRESVEVYEVEDDEGLNWWFIRFIVIVILAFIAGVIYLTLKQRKRERNK from the coding sequence ATGCTAAAAGAAAATAAATTGCTTATATTGGTTACAGTGATTTTTGTCTTATTGCCTTTAACCAATGTAAACGCAGAAGAACCAAACAGTATACATAATGAAGTTATTTATGATATTTTAGTTGATCGTTTTAATAATGGAAATCCTGAGGAAACGATAGAAATTGACGTAGATGACCCGAATGCATATCATGGCGGAGATATTCAAGGTATAATCGATCAACTAGATCGACTAAAAGAAACGGGGATTACTACAATTTCATTATCGCCCTTAATGAATAATCAACAAAATGGTTATCACGGTTATTGGATCGTTGATTATTTTGAAATAGACGAGCAATTAGGAACAATGGAAGATCTTAATCAATTGATTGAAGAAGCACATCATCGTGATATGAAAGTAGTTATGGACATGGTAATCAATTATGCTGCAGAATCACATGAAGTGACAGAAGACAGTAGTAAAGCTAAATGGTGGGGTGAACCATCATACACAGCTGCCACTTGGTCTAATAATGCAATTCAGTGGAATTTAAACCAACCTGAAGTTGCGGAGACTATGATAGGTGTCGCAGATTACTGGATGGAAGAGACGGATATAGATGGATTCACATTACATGCTGTGGACCAAGCACCGATTGATTTTCTACAAGAATATACACAACATATAAAAGAAAAAGATGAAGACTTTTATTTAATAGGGGATATTTTAGATTCAGAAGCTGCTAACATACAAGAATTAGAAGAAACATCTTTGGATATTGTAGCTAACCCTATGCTACATGAAAGTTTAAAACAAGTATTCTCTAATGTGGATAATCCAGTTTCTGAGGTATACAATCAATGGGAGAATTTAGAGACAGATTCTCCGTTAATTACAATCGATGGTTTTACAGAAGAACGTTTTACAAATGCATATTCAAAAAATCAACGAAATTCACTTACAGCATGGACGTTGGCGTTGACATATATGTATACAACACCAGGTACACCACAAATTGTTCAAGGTACCGAGTTGCCAATGTATGGGGGAGATGAAGAGGAGTCTCAGCGACTTGTACCGTTTAATAGTGGCGATCCGGAATTGAAAGAGTTTCATACTAGAATAGCTTCTTTACGGAATGAATTTCCTGCACTACGTCAAGGTGATATTGAATTAGTCGATACAGTTGATTCGATGGTAGTGTTTAAAAGAAGTTATCAAGACCAAACGATGTATGTTGCCATTAATAATGGAAGTGAGTCTGCTTATGTAGACGTAACTGATATTGATGGAGATAAACAGTTACGTGGTTACTTGCAAGATAATTTGGTCCGTGAAAATCAGGAAGGAAATCATCGAATCGGAATACCACGTGAATCTGTAGAAGTGTATGAAGTAGAAGATGATGAAGGGCTTAACTGGTGGTTTATTAGATTTATTGTTATTGTTATTTTGGCATTTATTGCTGGAGTAATTTATTTAACATTAAAACAAAGAAAAAGAGAACGTAATAAATAG
- a CDS encoding SDR family oxidoreductase has product MKMEKKNGKITPPAQSQSKQPGVESKMTPTPQFIHESYEGSNKLKGKVAVITGGDSGIGKSVSVHFAKEGADVAIIYLDEHEDAEETKRLVEQEGRKCLLINGDIGNQSFCEAAATEVLDNFGKIDILVNNAAEQHPQQTLLDISSEQLEKTFQTNVFSMFYLTKAILPNLKKGSAIINTTSVTAYEGNPVLIDYSSTKGAIVSFTRALSNELAEKGIRVNAVAPGPIWTPLIPASFNKQQVDEFGGNTPMKRPGQPSELGPAYVYLASEDASYMSGQTLHINGGKVVNG; this is encoded by the coding sequence ATGAAAATGGAGAAAAAGAATGGGAAGATTACTCCCCCTGCACAATCTCAAAGTAAGCAGCCTGGTGTAGAGTCGAAGATGACTCCAACGCCTCAATTCATTCACGAATCTTATGAAGGTAGTAATAAGTTAAAAGGAAAAGTAGCTGTTATCACCGGCGGAGATAGTGGCATAGGTAAATCTGTTAGCGTCCATTTCGCAAAAGAAGGTGCAGATGTTGCGATTATATACTTGGATGAACATGAAGATGCAGAGGAAACAAAACGATTAGTTGAACAAGAAGGTCGTAAATGCTTACTTATCAATGGTGATATTGGTAATCAATCATTTTGCGAAGCAGCTGCCACGGAAGTGTTAGATAACTTTGGAAAAATAGATATTCTTGTTAATAACGCAGCTGAGCAGCATCCTCAACAAACATTATTGGATATTTCCAGTGAACAGTTAGAAAAAACATTTCAAACCAATGTCTTCAGTATGTTTTATCTGACGAAAGCAATTCTACCTAATTTAAAAAAAGGTAGTGCCATTATTAATACAACTTCAGTAACAGCCTATGAAGGTAACCCTGTACTTATCGATTATTCATCAACCAAAGGTGCTATTGTGTCCTTTACTCGTGCATTATCAAATGAACTTGCAGAAAAAGGCATAAGAGTCAACGCAGTTGCTCCTGGCCCAATTTGGACACCGCTTATTCCTGCTTCCTTTAATAAACAGCAAGTTGATGAATTTGGCGGCAATACACCAATGAAACGCCCTGGACAACCTAGTGAATTAGGGCCTGCATATGTGTATCTTGCTAGTGAAGACGCTAGCTATATGTCCGGACAAACCCTTCATATAAATGGCGGTAAAGTTGTAAATGGCTAG